The following are encoded together in the Brassica napus cultivar Da-Ae chromosome A9, Da-Ae, whole genome shotgun sequence genome:
- the LOC125578145 gene encoding uncharacterized protein LOC125578145, translating to MALAVVTSARKLRPYFQSHTIEVLSNQPLRTVMQNTNQSGRLTKWAMELSEHDIVYKNRTATKSQVLADFLIELTPELEQDLILPTSNNEAEYESLIAGLRLAKAVKAKRISAYCDSQLVVPRGENVCADALAALGSKLHDQVKRTIPIHKIEKPSIDTKAEQAAIAAAISEAMDIDEAESPSQDDQPTDWRKELIDYLAEDLLPAEKWDARRLKRRSAHYVFMDGELHRWTATKVLLKCIASEETRLVMAETHEGAAGNHSGGQALALKVKNLGFYWPTMNADCETYARKCDKCQRHATTIHSPTEFLHTLTAPYPFMRWGMDIIGPMPASRQKKFILVLTDYFTKWVEAEAYASITDKENNSSRSDEDYTLLDGLRLRGNGSRRSERDESAPIANATKPELNRDMLLDALDDIEKKRHQALLRIQNYQHQIESYYNKKVKSRPLEMGNLVLRKVFENTKEWNRSPKQTIT from the exons ATGGCCTTAGCTGTCGTCACCTCGGCCAGAAAACTGCGACCCTACTTTCAGTCGCACACGATTGAAGTACTGTCCAACCAACCACTCCGAACGGTTATGCAGAATACTAACCAGTCAGGACGGTTGACTAAATGGGCGATGGAGCTGAGCGAACATGACATCGTGTACAAGAATCGCACAGCAACTAAGTCACAGGTCCTTGCCGACTTCTTGATCGAGTTAACGCCAGAGCTGGAGCAAGACCTCATCCTACCAA CgtcaaacaacgaagctgagTACGAATCCCTCATCGCAGGGCTCCGGCTCGCCAAGGCAGTAAAAGCCAAAAGAATcagcgcttactgcgactctcaaCTTGTC gttcctCGCGGAGAAAATGTCTGTGCCGACGCCCTTGCCGCTCTAGGAAGCAAGCTACACGACCAAGTCAAGAGGACAATCCCAATCCACAAAATTGAGAAACCGAGCATCGACACGAAGGCAGAACAGGCTGCGATTGCAGCAGCGATCAGCGAAGCGATGGACATCGACGAAGCAGAATCTCCTTCGCAAGATGATCAGCCAACAGATTGGCGCAAGGAACTCATCGATTATCTCGCTGAAGATTTATTGCCCGCCGAGAAATGGGACGCGCGGCGACTGAAGCGACGTAGCGCACACTACGTTTTCATGGACGGGGAACTACACCGATGGACTGCAACAAAGGTACTACTCAAATGTATCGCCAGCGAAGAAACGAGACTCGTCATGGCCGAAACACACGAAGGAGCAGCAGGCAATCACTCGGGCGGGCAAGCTCTCGCATTAAAAGTAAAGAACCTCGGATTCTATTGGCCAACCATGAACGCCGACTGCGAGACATACGCGCGCAAATGCGATAAATGCCAACGTCACGCCACCACCATACACAGCCCCACGGAGTTTCTTCACACCCTGACTGCTCCATACCCATTtatgcgatggggaatggacatcatCGGTCCGATGCCGGCATCTCGACAAAAGAAGTTCATCCTGGTCCTCACAGATTACTTCACCAAGTGGGTTGAAGCCGAAGCCTATGCCAGCATCACCGACAAGGAG AACAACTCCTCGCGGAGCGACGAAGACTACACCCTTCTCGATGGCCTACGGCTTCGAGGCAATGGCTCCCGCAGAAGTGAACGTGACGAGTCTGCGCCGATCGCGAATGCCACAAAACCCGAACTCAACCGTGACATGCTGCTTGATGCACTTGACGACATCGAGAAAAAGCGCCACCAAGCATTACTCCGTATCCAGAATTACCAGCATCAAATCGAGAGCtactacaacaaaaaggtcaaATCGCGTCCCCTCGAAATGGGCAACCTTGTCTTAAGAAAGGTCTTTGAAAATACTAAGGAGTGGAATCGATCTCCGAAGCAGACGATCACTTAA